One window of Leptospira yasudae genomic DNA carries:
- a CDS encoding NUDIX hydrolase, with protein sequence MKFCSSCGSPVVYKIPEGDNRSRHVCDNCGTIHYSNPKVVVGSIPIWENRILLCKRAIEPRKGFWTLPAGFLENRETVEEGAIRETKEEANADISIIGLQSVYSIPHISQIYMFFLADLVDGKFSISSESEEVQLFSEEEIPWDQLAFTSVYFALKKYVDAPVKNSLHLGNIRDRKTPPKES encoded by the coding sequence ATGAAATTCTGTAGTTCTTGCGGATCGCCCGTCGTTTACAAAATCCCGGAAGGAGACAACCGGTCCAGACACGTATGCGACAACTGCGGAACGATCCACTATTCCAATCCTAAAGTGGTCGTGGGAAGCATTCCTATTTGGGAGAATCGGATTCTACTTTGTAAACGCGCGATCGAACCCAGAAAAGGATTTTGGACTTTGCCCGCGGGCTTTCTCGAAAACAGAGAAACGGTGGAGGAAGGAGCGATTCGCGAAACCAAGGAAGAAGCGAACGCAGACATTTCCATCATCGGATTGCAGAGCGTCTACAGCATCCCTCATATCAGTCAGATTTATATGTTCTTTTTAGCCGACTTGGTGGACGGAAAATTCTCCATTAGCTCCGAATCCGAAGAAGTGCAACTTTTTTCGGAGGAAGAAATTCCCTGGGATCAGCTCGCCTTTACTTCGGTTTACTTCGCCTTGAAAAAATACGTGGATGCTCCCGTTAAAAATTCCCTGCATCTCGGAAACATCAGAGATCGCAAAACCCCGCCGAAAGAATCCTGA
- a CDS encoding OmpA family protein: MRNGIRLTKTAVLFLLLISFQLRADSFIKTNSDSFSPNWDGKNDVLEFKISKSALPRLADWELVVKNSADDVVKTFKADHRRKKGFSLLPFLQDDSKLSPLEIGIPESIFWSGEDSKGFLLPDGEYKYRLRFVTENKENLLSEEKTVVLDSRPPSSEISAKTRVLFLGGDRNSSRLNISQKVSGESSDFFTGEFLDSEGKIVKSYTWKQKDVPYILSWDGTDYTNKQLSGGIYKYRLVGSDKARNESVSILSDLTIRTETIGVDLFSDSKFYSYLPGSSKNSARFSFYISPKIKSDSYEIEIFQKKGNEEKSVYRFRDTGEPNAEWKWDLRNQAGDLVGGGTYFYRLTVHSRYERHQSIPSSFEVSKESFDLDVSVSVKEFTPDNDGKNDLLKILLSHSGIPLQSWEITLYEIPPYTSLKRKIKTWNGEGQPGSEILWEGLDESGVRVGSLSEFYFEWKYTDIFGRESTGKGADFKTGILILEEEGSLRISVPESQVEARWWSLPGKIRSVLNEFPGYKIELQSHTSHQGDEEVNQVASEDRARNAFEYFFSKSVPFGRIRFRGYGETLPLIPGSGKYEADKNQRIDFFLSP; encoded by the coding sequence ATGCGGAACGGAATTCGTTTAACAAAGACTGCGGTCCTCTTTCTTCTTCTGATATCGTTTCAACTGCGCGCGGATTCCTTTATTAAAACGAACTCGGATTCATTTTCTCCGAACTGGGACGGAAAGAACGACGTTCTCGAATTTAAGATTTCCAAGTCCGCTCTTCCCCGTCTCGCCGATTGGGAACTCGTCGTTAAGAACTCGGCGGACGACGTTGTAAAAACGTTCAAAGCGGATCATAGAAGAAAGAAAGGATTCTCCCTTTTACCGTTTTTACAAGACGACTCGAAATTATCTCCGTTGGAAATCGGAATTCCCGAGTCGATCTTTTGGTCGGGCGAAGACTCGAAAGGATTTCTTCTCCCCGACGGCGAATACAAATATCGATTGAGATTCGTTACGGAGAATAAGGAGAATTTATTGTCCGAAGAAAAAACGGTCGTATTGGATTCAAGACCGCCGAGTTCGGAAATCAGCGCTAAAACCCGAGTCTTGTTTTTAGGAGGAGATCGAAATTCCTCCCGCCTCAATATCTCCCAAAAAGTTTCGGGAGAATCCTCCGATTTTTTTACCGGAGAATTTCTGGATTCCGAAGGAAAGATCGTTAAGTCCTACACTTGGAAACAAAAGGACGTCCCTTATATTCTGAGTTGGGACGGAACCGACTACACCAACAAACAACTGTCAGGCGGGATTTACAAATACCGTTTGGTGGGAAGCGACAAAGCGCGAAACGAATCCGTTTCCATACTTTCCGATTTAACGATCCGCACCGAAACGATCGGAGTGGATTTGTTTTCCGATTCCAAATTCTATTCGTATCTTCCGGGAAGCTCCAAAAACTCCGCGCGGTTTTCCTTTTATATTTCTCCCAAGATCAAATCGGATTCGTACGAAATCGAAATCTTTCAAAAGAAAGGCAACGAGGAAAAGAGCGTCTATCGTTTCCGCGACACGGGCGAACCGAACGCGGAATGGAAATGGGATCTTCGAAACCAAGCGGGCGATCTCGTCGGCGGCGGAACTTATTTTTATCGTTTAACGGTGCATAGCCGATACGAGCGTCATCAATCCATTCCCTCATCGTTCGAAGTTTCCAAAGAATCCTTCGATTTGGACGTGTCGGTTTCCGTAAAGGAATTCACTCCGGATAACGACGGTAAAAACGATCTGCTTAAGATTCTTCTTTCACACTCCGGAATTCCGCTTCAATCCTGGGAAATCACGTTATACGAAATTCCTCCGTACACTTCTCTCAAACGAAAGATCAAGACCTGGAACGGAGAAGGACAACCCGGTTCGGAAATCCTTTGGGAAGGCCTCGACGAATCCGGTGTTCGAGTCGGATCGTTAAGCGAATTCTATTTTGAATGGAAATATACGGATATCTTCGGAAGAGAATCCACCGGTAAAGGCGCCGATTTCAAAACGGGAATCTTAATCCTGGAAGAGGAAGGCTCTCTTCGAATCTCCGTTCCCGAATCGCAGGTGGAGGCGAGATGGTGGAGTTTGCCCGGAAAAATCCGCTCGGTGTTAAACGAATTCCCGGGATATAAAATCGAATTGCAGTCCCATACCTCGCATCAAGGCGACGAGGAAGTCAATCAAGTCGCATCCGAAGACCGCGCCCGAAACGCATTCGAATACTTCTTTTCCAAGTCCGTTCCGTTCGGTAGAATTCGTTTCCGGGGTTACGGAGAAACGTTACCTCTAATTCCCGGTTCCGGAAAATACGAAGCCGATAAAAATCAAAGAATCGATTTTTTTCTTTCACCTTAA
- a CDS encoding NRDE family protein has product MCTAIIYRNPERKIFGLGFNRDESVKRKPSLAPTKIGNGPVYAIAPLDGDYGGTWIGASSSGEIFCLLNFYEATLKLLRNPTSRGLLVRSCLLSEVKPELLKADELSNFYPFKLVRITLEKTEIFVWDGNEFSRSADTSTFQILGSSFTQGPKAQVSREAVFQENYRPKTLPNAEEFLALSKNFLTSHLPEKGALSPCMHRRDAHTVSKTEIVFTENELTLTYQEGQPCESPEPKVFNLTLTDFSVFE; this is encoded by the coding sequence ATGTGCACCGCCATCATTTACAGAAATCCGGAACGAAAGATCTTCGGTTTAGGATTTAACAGAGACGAATCCGTAAAAAGAAAACCGTCTCTGGCTCCGACCAAAATCGGCAACGGTCCGGTTTATGCGATCGCTCCCTTGGACGGAGATTACGGAGGAACTTGGATCGGTGCGAGTTCTTCGGGTGAAATTTTTTGTCTTTTGAATTTCTACGAAGCGACTCTGAAGTTGTTGAGAAATCCAACAAGCCGCGGCTTGCTCGTGCGTTCCTGTTTGTTAAGCGAAGTCAAACCGGAACTGTTGAAAGCGGATGAACTTTCGAACTTCTATCCTTTCAAACTCGTAAGAATCACTTTGGAAAAAACGGAAATCTTCGTCTGGGACGGAAATGAATTCTCCCGTTCCGCCGATACGAGTACGTTTCAAATCTTGGGAAGTTCGTTTACGCAAGGACCCAAGGCCCAGGTTTCGAGAGAGGCCGTCTTCCAAGAAAATTACCGGCCGAAAACTCTTCCCAACGCGGAGGAATTCCTCGCCTTATCGAAAAATTTTCTGACCTCTCATCTGCCTGAAAAAGGAGCGCTTTCCCCTTGTATGCACAGAAGGGACGCACATACCGTGTCCAAAACGGAAATCGTATTTACGGAGAATGAGTTGACGCTCACCTACCAGGAAGGCCAACCTTGTGAATCACCGGAACCGAAGGTTTTCAATTTGACTTTGACGGATTTTTCGGTATTCGAATAG
- a CDS encoding PilZ domain-containing protein, which produces MADTKSLFNDSFEYRDPALQKRKNARVKITLDAEMSIKGKQERHPVTILDIGTGGVALDSRMTMFEGDRIHLHTRINGKELTLEAEIIRSSGKKANSIFVNIADEHKNEIQELIHKKFFEKEKKLN; this is translated from the coding sequence ATGGCCGACACAAAGTCCTTATTCAACGACTCTTTCGAGTATAGAGATCCAGCTCTGCAAAAAAGAAAAAACGCGCGCGTAAAGATCACGTTGGATGCGGAGATGTCGATTAAAGGAAAACAGGAAAGACATCCGGTCACCATTCTCGATATCGGAACGGGCGGAGTCGCTCTGGATTCCAGAATGACGATGTTCGAAGGCGATCGCATTCATCTTCACACGAGAATCAACGGCAAAGAATTAACCCTCGAAGCCGAAATCATCCGTTCTTCCGGTAAAAAAGCCAACAGCATCTTCGTTAATATCGCGGACGAACACAAAAACGAAATCCAAGAACTCATTCATAAGAAGTTTTTTGAAAAAGAAAAGAAACTGAATTAA
- a CDS encoding class I SAM-dependent methyltransferase translates to MNGIETKVLYNRRKELIAPLHGKILEIGSGTGINFPLYGSKADVIAIEPSLSMMEKAKERMANLLQPSSVHSKIRMEIGGLGNPETEALVPPNSMDAIVFTLVLCTVPDLEYAIRFARSRLKKGGKILLLEHVQAQSAAGRILQNILNPFWKRFAQGCNINRNPVAVLKAEGFRPIQEDRFRHTLPFYQAIYEFGE, encoded by the coding sequence ATGAACGGTATCGAGACAAAGGTTCTTTATAACAGAAGAAAAGAACTGATAGCTCCTTTGCACGGAAAAATTTTAGAAATCGGGAGCGGAACCGGAATCAACTTTCCACTGTATGGAAGCAAAGCCGACGTAATCGCAATAGAACCTTCCCTCTCCATGATGGAAAAAGCTAAGGAAAGAATGGCGAACTTGCTTCAACCCTCATCCGTACATTCGAAAATTCGAATGGAGATCGGAGGCTTGGGAAATCCCGAGACCGAGGCGCTCGTCCCACCGAACAGTATGGACGCGATCGTGTTCACTTTGGTTTTGTGTACGGTTCCGGATTTGGAATATGCGATTCGTTTTGCGCGTTCTCGTTTGAAAAAAGGCGGAAAGATTCTCCTTTTGGAACACGTGCAAGCTCAATCGGCGGCAGGAAGAATTCTCCAGAACATCCTAAACCCGTTTTGGAAAAGATTCGCGCAAGGCTGCAACATCAACCGAAACCCGGTCGCGGTCTTGAAAGCGGAAGGATTTCGACCGATCCAAGAGGATCGTTTTCGGCATACATTGCCGTTTTATCAAGCGATCTACGAGTTCGGCGAATGA
- a CDS encoding LIC10260 family lipoprotein, translating into MRWFAISFLTFATQILLSCGGSPPRRLSYVVLDKPQSNLSSQGSISSIESGKFRFGIFFIPASGVHSYLKEMETQTGSSVLRNVDVVMRPGFCILPLIPVVCVTRYSIVAGDEGKK; encoded by the coding sequence ATGAGATGGTTTGCAATTTCCTTTTTGACGTTTGCAACTCAGATTTTGCTGAGTTGCGGAGGTTCACCGCCGCGTAGACTTTCCTACGTCGTTTTGGACAAACCACAATCGAATCTTTCTTCCCAAGGAAGCATTTCTTCTATCGAATCCGGCAAGTTTCGATTCGGGATCTTTTTTATTCCGGCATCGGGAGTTCATTCTTATTTGAAGGAAATGGAAACGCAAACCGGATCTTCCGTTTTGAGAAACGTCGACGTCGTGATGCGACCGGGCTTTTGCATCTTGCCTTTGATTCCCGTTGTTTGCGTTACGAGATATTCGATCGTTGCGGGCGACGAGGGAAAAAAATAA
- a CDS encoding adhesin OmpL37 family surface protein encodes MRTAFGISIWFILALPFSVFADYSSNGATHLVRVERGLKTNEFLIKALNSSISNIGSDADKALYKRVIQHHVETNQLYFQFDLEKSYSELKRTQDLLVILYSSLIESSKKTIRGELNSLGYRAIRGTEAKPKKHLELGYRELAAAEQKKLIADNSRPYLQPIKLELLYESLKLLKQSRKYVILLSMEYLSDFPPDPETEDFLGILNEINRAMFSRKDEFARIHFDNHFHTYSGENLYDTYWQDPALEELEKPLGEVDAAYVRLRRQAKR; translated from the coding sequence ATGAGGACGGCGTTTGGAATTTCGATCTGGTTTATTCTTGCATTGCCGTTTTCCGTATTTGCCGATTATTCAAGCAACGGTGCGACGCACCTGGTTCGTGTCGAACGCGGACTCAAAACGAACGAATTTCTCATTAAGGCTCTCAACAGTTCGATTTCCAACATCGGTTCCGATGCTGACAAAGCTCTTTATAAACGAGTCATTCAACATCACGTAGAAACCAACCAGCTTTACTTTCAATTCGATCTTGAAAAATCCTACTCTGAACTCAAACGCACACAGGATCTGCTCGTGATTCTATATTCGAGTCTGATCGAATCGAGTAAAAAGACGATTCGAGGAGAATTGAATTCTCTCGGTTATCGCGCCATTCGAGGGACCGAAGCCAAACCGAAAAAACATCTCGAATTGGGTTATAGAGAATTGGCGGCGGCCGAACAGAAAAAATTGATCGCCGATAATTCAAGACCGTATCTGCAGCCGATCAAATTGGAACTGCTTTACGAATCTCTAAAATTGCTCAAACAATCCAGAAAGTATGTGATCCTTCTTTCCATGGAATATCTTTCCGATTTTCCTCCCGATCCGGAAACCGAGGATTTTTTGGGAATCCTGAACGAGATCAATCGAGCGATGTTTTCCCGCAAAGACGAGTTTGCGAGAATCCATTTTGACAATCACTTTCATACCTATTCGGGCGAGAATCTGTACGACACATATTGGCAAGATCCTGCCTTGGAAGAACTGGAAAAACCACTGGGCGAAGTCGATGCGGCTTACGTCCGTTTAAGACGACAAGCCAAACGTTGA
- a CDS encoding DUF4178 domain-containing protein, whose product MLELSCPNCGAPVPFQSKASIYGVCPNCKTLTVQKNQSLESLGKAGELVPDLSPIQIGTSGKTKDGIQFQVVGRIQQQYALGTWNEWHAISQDGNSIWLAEAQGQFMITQLKPTSQNEVFPEHDPIRDLDSPPDVYFISSKTSKQLLRAGDTLKLDNELWMIREIGLATCVGGEGELPVGFQTGTTSVLLDLATDQGWFATLDYSHTPPLYFRGMMYSFDQIQFINLRDPKAFQGFQKIQEAKAIQCMGCGASLSQRSPDFSKSVACEYCGTVMDTSKDELKILSKFQEVIKDNVYLLPGTKLALKGKECEVLGVVKKSVHADGEIFPWTEYLLHYTGGYYWLNETNGHWTVFEPVPFIPRTVVGSYPPKKSFQKEEYKLFNSSTAGTDFAFGEFYYKIHAGDTAELADFIAPPKMLSSEKTKNELFWSIGEYVPVDELKKAVHGEVNLPEPEGIGAAQPNPFTKIKKRNVKIASWLSIIMLLVQIGFCWNAQEKEVFKKDFAYVRDPAPGGTTDSSFVTETFQLSGGDRQNVQIKMDVPELSNHYIYYSLALINTKTDIAYDTGLEISYYQGYEDGESWSEGDKSADIIIGEVPAGEYYLRLESESDFPRGSGANVTLTVKRDVDQSVYYFLFLIAIWLPVPYSLFRSFSFETSRNENSDFAPSTSSYDSDDDDSSYSDD is encoded by the coding sequence GTGTTAGAATTGAGTTGTCCCAACTGCGGAGCGCCCGTCCCGTTTCAAAGCAAGGCTTCCATCTATGGAGTCTGTCCGAATTGCAAAACTCTGACCGTTCAAAAGAACCAGTCTCTGGAAAGTTTAGGCAAGGCCGGAGAATTGGTCCCCGATCTTTCCCCGATCCAAATCGGAACCTCCGGTAAAACCAAGGACGGGATTCAGTTTCAAGTTGTCGGAAGAATTCAACAGCAATACGCTCTCGGAACTTGGAACGAATGGCACGCGATTTCTCAGGATGGAAATTCGATTTGGCTCGCGGAAGCGCAGGGCCAATTCATGATTACGCAGCTTAAACCGACTTCTCAGAACGAAGTTTTTCCGGAACACGATCCGATTCGGGATTTGGATTCTCCTCCGGACGTATATTTTATCTCCTCCAAAACCTCCAAACAACTCTTGAGAGCCGGGGACACTCTCAAACTAGACAACGAACTCTGGATGATCCGCGAAATCGGCCTCGCGACCTGCGTGGGCGGAGAAGGAGAATTGCCGGTCGGGTTTCAGACAGGAACCACTTCCGTTCTTTTAGACCTCGCCACCGATCAAGGCTGGTTTGCTACATTAGATTATTCTCATACACCTCCCCTTTATTTCCGCGGGATGATGTACAGTTTCGATCAGATTCAGTTCATCAACCTGCGAGATCCGAAAGCGTTCCAAGGATTTCAGAAAATTCAGGAAGCGAAGGCGATTCAATGTATGGGCTGCGGAGCTTCTTTGAGTCAAAGAAGTCCGGATTTTTCCAAATCGGTCGCCTGCGAATATTGCGGAACCGTAATGGATACGAGTAAAGACGAACTGAAAATTCTTTCCAAGTTTCAGGAAGTGATCAAGGACAACGTTTATCTTCTTCCCGGAACAAAGCTCGCCCTCAAAGGAAAAGAATGCGAGGTGTTGGGCGTCGTCAAAAAATCCGTTCACGCAGACGGAGAAATTTTTCCTTGGACGGAATATCTTCTGCATTATACAGGCGGGTATTACTGGCTGAATGAAACGAACGGACATTGGACCGTATTCGAACCGGTTCCGTTTATTCCGAGAACGGTCGTCGGATCTTATCCTCCGAAAAAGAGTTTTCAAAAAGAAGAATATAAGTTGTTTAACTCCTCCACGGCGGGAACCGATTTCGCGTTCGGAGAATTCTATTATAAAATTCATGCGGGTGACACGGCTGAACTTGCGGACTTTATCGCTCCGCCGAAAATGCTTTCCTCCGAAAAAACGAAGAACGAACTTTTCTGGTCGATCGGCGAATACGTTCCTGTGGACGAATTAAAAAAAGCCGTCCACGGAGAAGTGAATCTTCCGGAACCGGAGGGAATCGGCGCCGCGCAACCGAATCCGTTTACAAAGATCAAAAAGCGAAACGTAAAGATCGCAAGTTGGTTATCGATTATCATGCTGCTTGTTCAGATCGGCTTCTGTTGGAATGCGCAGGAGAAGGAAGTTTTTAAGAAGGACTTTGCTTATGTGCGCGATCCCGCTCCCGGCGGAACGACCGATTCCTCTTTCGTCACTGAGACGTTTCAACTGAGCGGCGGCGACAGACAGAATGTGCAGATCAAGATGGACGTTCCCGAACTTTCCAATCATTACATCTATTATTCTTTGGCGTTGATCAATACCAAAACGGACATCGCTTACGATACGGGCTTGGAAATCAGTTATTACCAAGGTTACGAGGACGGAGAAAGCTGGTCCGAAGGGGATAAGTCCGCCGATATCATCATCGGAGAAGTTCCCGCCGGAGAATACTATCTTCGCCTTGAATCGGAATCGGATTTTCCTCGAGGAAGCGGTGCGAACGTGACCTTAACGGTCAAGCGCGACGTCGATCAATCCGTATATTATTTTCTGTTCCTGATCGCGATCTGGCTTCCGGTTCCGTATTCGTTATTCCGAAGTTTTTCTTTCGAGACCTCGCGAAACGAGAACAGCGATTTTGCTCCGTCGACTTCGAGTTACGATTCGGACGACGACGATTCTTCGTATAGCGACGATTAA